A genome region from Labilibaculum antarcticum includes the following:
- a CDS encoding efflux RND transporter periplasmic adaptor subunit, translating to MKRKVIIVLLVLATLAVGFLAMEGLSSLKKAPKKNLDKIKLPVVKVKVVDYDNLSSPIVEKGRLASNLEVNLSSEVAGRIVDTGVPLKVGQKFKKGQLLIRIYEEDAKMDLRAQKSRFLNKLAENLPDIKVDYADNFDVWMAFFNAINLEESIPELPKLKSDQEKVFMASRNVLGDYYAIKSEEVKLNKRKIYAPFNGSYVEVNAQIGSVAGMGSKLAGIIESNNLELQVPIESNEISWLHLNEKVDILDSRGDVILTGKLVRKSDFVDQGTQSISVFVKLENTTEKELFQGQFLTARFNGKMIANVMEIPRNAVFSSNKVFVVEGDILKEKVINVVKRNENTLVFNGLKEGELLVVEPPVKATENMQVQIKK from the coding sequence ATGAAGAGAAAAGTAATTATTGTTTTGCTGGTTCTAGCAACATTGGCAGTAGGTTTTTTAGCCATGGAAGGCTTAAGCAGCTTAAAAAAAGCTCCTAAAAAGAATTTGGACAAAATTAAGCTGCCTGTTGTTAAGGTGAAAGTTGTGGATTATGATAATCTTTCTTCTCCTATTGTTGAAAAGGGGAGATTGGCTTCTAATTTAGAAGTGAATTTAAGTTCTGAAGTAGCAGGCCGTATCGTTGACACTGGAGTTCCCCTAAAGGTGGGACAGAAGTTTAAAAAAGGGCAGTTGTTGATTCGTATTTATGAAGAAGATGCAAAAATGGATTTACGGGCTCAAAAGAGTCGTTTCTTGAATAAACTAGCTGAAAATTTGCCAGATATAAAAGTAGACTATGCTGATAATTTTGACGTGTGGATGGCATTTTTTAATGCCATTAATTTAGAGGAAAGTATTCCGGAACTGCCAAAGCTTAAGTCAGATCAGGAAAAAGTTTTTATGGCGAGCAGAAATGTTTTAGGCGACTATTATGCCATTAAGAGTGAAGAGGTTAAATTGAACAAAAGAAAAATATACGCACCATTCAATGGTTCTTATGTAGAGGTAAATGCGCAAATTGGATCGGTTGCAGGCATGGGATCGAAACTGGCAGGTATCATCGAATCAAATAATTTAGAACTACAAGTTCCTATTGAGTCGAATGAAATTTCCTGGTTGCATTTGAACGAGAAGGTAGATATTTTAGATTCGCGTGGAGACGTAATATTAACCGGGAAGTTAGTACGTAAGTCTGATTTTGTTGATCAGGGAACACAATCTATTTCTGTTTTTGTAAAGTTGGAGAACACAACTGAAAAGGAATTGTTTCAAGGACAGTTTTTAACTGCTCGATTTAACGGTAAAATGATTGCTAATGTCATGGAAATCCCTAGAAATGCTGTTTTTAGTTCAAATAAAGTATTTGTTGTTGAAGGAGATATCCTAAAAGAAAAAGTAATTAATGTTGTGAAGCGCAATGAGAATACTTTGGTTTTTAACGGATTGAAGGAGGGTGAATTATTAGTTGTAGAACCTCCTGTAAAGGCTACAGAAAACATGCAGGTACAAATCAAGAAATAG
- a CDS encoding aldose epimerase family protein, protein MIDVIDFGLTRDGEKVQLFTLRNKNGLTAKITNYGGILTSFILPLPNEERNIVLGFDSLEEYTSDDYLSNYPYFGALIGRFGNRINKGIVTLDGEEIQLPCNHDMHHLHGGNIGFDRKVWKAEVINNEDLKLSYLSPDGEENFPGNLSTEVIYKLTDENELQIHYKAVTDKTTPINLTQHSYFNLSNNFESILNHKLQVDTAFILETNDFLIPSGKIYDIRKTLFDFQTKKSIDRDIEDIENYDDCYAFGESTETPRKVAELSDKDDVVTMEIATTLPGLQVYTGKYITAGKFGPFSGVALEAQGYPDAPNHKNFKHGWLKPGEVYQHQTNYKLIF, encoded by the coding sequence ATGATAGATGTAATTGATTTTGGATTGACTCGTGATGGAGAAAAAGTACAACTATTCACCCTTCGAAATAAAAACGGACTAACAGCAAAAATCACCAATTACGGTGGAATACTTACATCATTCATTCTTCCATTGCCAAATGAAGAAAGAAATATTGTTTTAGGTTTTGACTCTCTTGAAGAATATACAAGTGATGATTACCTAAGTAACTATCCTTATTTTGGGGCTTTAATCGGTCGTTTTGGAAATCGAATTAACAAAGGTATAGTTACCCTTGATGGGGAAGAAATCCAACTTCCCTGCAATCATGACATGCATCATTTACATGGTGGTAACATTGGATTTGACAGAAAAGTATGGAAAGCCGAAGTCATTAATAATGAAGATTTAAAATTAAGTTACCTGAGTCCTGATGGGGAAGAAAATTTTCCGGGTAATTTGAGTACAGAGGTGATTTATAAACTTACTGATGAAAATGAGTTACAGATTCATTACAAAGCAGTAACTGACAAAACAACTCCAATCAATTTAACTCAGCACTCTTATTTTAACTTATCAAACAATTTTGAAAGTATTCTGAACCACAAACTTCAGGTTGATACGGCATTCATTTTAGAAACCAATGATTTTTTGATTCCTAGTGGTAAAATATATGATATCAGAAAAACTCTTTTCGACTTTCAAACAAAAAAATCGATTGACAGAGATATTGAAGATATCGAGAATTACGATGATTGCTATGCTTTTGGAGAATCGACTGAGACTCCTAGAAAAGTAGCTGAACTTTCCGATAAAGACGATGTTGTAACGATGGAGATTGCGACAACATTACCTGGATTACAGGTTTATACCGGAAAATACATCACTGCAGGAAAATTCGGACCATTCTCAGGAGTTGCTTTGGAAGCTCAAGGATATCCTGATGCTCCAAACCATAAGAACTTTAAACATGGCTGGTTAAAACCTGGTGAAGTCTACCAACATCAAACAAACTACAAACTTATTTTCTAA
- a CDS encoding LysO family transporter encodes MLTDIIIVLAIMVLGIGIGLIIGNRAKIIKIVGVLTSFSIFLLLFLLGIGVGTNNKIINNLDSIGIQALVLSLGAILGSLICAYLTYNLFFKKK; translated from the coding sequence ATGCTAACTGATATCATCATTGTTCTCGCCATAATGGTTTTAGGAATCGGAATTGGACTTATCATTGGTAACAGAGCCAAGATTATTAAAATTGTAGGTGTTTTAACTTCATTTTCAATTTTCCTGTTGCTTTTCCTTTTAGGCATTGGTGTTGGTACAAATAACAAAATAATAAACAATCTTGATTCTATTGGAATCCAAGCTCTTGTTCTATCATTGGGAGCCATTCTTGGATCACTAATTTGTGCATACCTTACTTACAATCTGTTTTTCAAAAAGAAATAA
- a CDS encoding lysine exporter LysO family protein yields the protein MKGSLIILSFFVLGLILGLTRFLPESLLESDFSIYALYLLMLLVGIGIGTDRNSWKVIREINIKIVLVPISVIVGSLLGVSAFSALLSNISIGEAMAVGAGFGYYSLSSVMITEFHSDTLGVIALLSNIIREILTLLATPLFVKYFGKLAGIASGGATAMDTTLPIIVRYSGKEYAIISVFSGIVLTILVPVIVPLILQFL from the coding sequence ATGAAAGGTAGCTTAATCATACTCAGTTTTTTTGTTTTAGGATTAATTCTCGGACTAACCCGCTTTCTTCCAGAAAGCCTTTTGGAATCAGATTTCAGTATTTATGCTCTTTATCTTCTCATGCTTTTAGTCGGAATTGGAATTGGTACCGATCGCAACTCATGGAAAGTGATTCGTGAGATTAATATTAAAATTGTATTGGTTCCCATTTCGGTTATTGTGGGTTCTTTGCTTGGCGTTTCTGCATTTTCCGCTCTCCTTTCTAATATTAGTATTGGGGAAGCTATGGCAGTAGGTGCCGGTTTTGGCTACTACAGTTTATCGAGCGTAATGATAACAGAATTTCATAGCGATACGCTTGGCGTTATTGCCCTGCTTTCGAATATTATCAGAGAAATTTTAACGCTGTTAGCGACGCCTTTATTTGTTAAATACTTTGGCAAATTGGCAGGAATTGCTTCAGGCGGTGCAACAGCAATGGATACTACACTACCTATCATTGTGCGATATTCTGGAAAAGAGTATGCCATTATCTCTGTATTTAGTGGTATTGTACTAACCATTCTTGTTCCTGTAATTGTGCCGTTAATTCTTCAATTCTTATAA